A genomic stretch from Coffea arabica cultivar ET-39 chromosome 10c, Coffea Arabica ET-39 HiFi, whole genome shotgun sequence includes:
- the LOC113711653 gene encoding transcription initiation factor TFIID subunit 4b-like isoform X1 — MDPSIMKLLEEDEDETMHSGADVEAFTAALNRDIEGDISTSQPSDSDSNALSQGSSHASSQFLPQWQTSNHDDNANSLSQQDPLGSQKSEPLSAEMDVKQPGLVHENQKQQDNTMQEVNIFSVQNKPSQDNLHPPQAEQKMVPISQEINMQDAYTNVVHNTGPERTQNPDHDAQLVNLQKANNQQASFSAMSNQQAVVSTMTNQQPKAPGTSNQQASNALNRGKQVPFALLLPVIQPQLDKDRAMQLNTLYLKLRKNEISKDGFVRHMRSIVGDQMLKMAVYKLQSQAARNTQNVPSQVPSQSQVSTQQQNLPTSSTVAMTTDSTNKVSDSNAQKPREVERLPDSHGVPLSQMSTASLAANQDKERSAFPPQGINKQHSQHMLFSHPSFPTYGNTGSIHRPYSTMNTNTSTPLKQLPHDSQMRPIPAHQTMNATQLGTTTQGMNMVSVTKFDGQNSFNDPKRLQSGSLTPATNSPVLPQNSVQWQSLSAKEQKSGIPSSTTFVKPEPLDQSNEQYKSQFSATQGLSSFPSTNVEQGNTLPGTLKDETFEMQSSRLGFSAPTSTVPTNPMLSSMPSQMEPNNTLNSRMHSSTSASMGIGTSSKAPAKKPSIGQKKPQEALGSSPPPSSKKQKVSGAFLDQSIEQLNDVTAVSGVNLREEEEQLFSGPKEDSRVSEASRRVVQEEEDRLILEKIPLKRKLAEILAKCGLKGISNDVERCLSLCVEERMRGLVGNLIRLSKQRLDIEKSRHKTVVTSDVHQQIMLINRKAREEWEKKQAEVEKQQKLNEPESNPGVDGEKEKDEGRVKPVKANKEEDDKMRTTAANVAARAAVGGDDMLSKWQLMAEQARQKREGGIDAASGSQPGKDTGRKPSSGRSSRDNQEVEKRGQSAANSTPGAARKVGRNQVVVTQPKVARTISVKDVIAVLEREPQMSKSTLMYRLYERIRSDANDK, encoded by the exons ATGGACCCTTCAATCATGAAACTCCTGGAAGAAGATGAG GATGAGACGATGCATTCTGGGGCCGACGTGGAGGCCTTCACAGCTGCCCTGAATAGAGATATCGAAGGGGATATTTCCACATCTCAGCCCTCTGATTCAGATAGTA ATGCATTGTCTCAAGGAAGTAGTCATGCTTCCAGTCAGTTTCTTCCCCAGTGGCAAACTTCGAATCACGATGACAATGCTAATTCTCTAAGTCAGCAAGATCCTCTTGGTTCACAGAAAAGTGAGCCATTATCAGCGGAAATGGATGTGAAACAACCTGGATTGGTCCACGAGAATCAGAAACAACAAGATAACACCATGCAGGAGGTGAACATCTTTTCCGTCCAAAATAAACCATCCCAGGACAATTTGCATCCTCCGCAAGCTGAGCAAAAGATGGTTCCTATTTCTCAGGAAATTAATATGCAGGATGCTTATACTAATGTTGTCCATAACACTGGGCCTGAgagaacacaaaatccagatcATGATGCTCAGCTTGTAAACTTGCAGAAGGCAAATAATCAGCAGGCATCATTTTCAGCAATGAGTAATCAACAGGCTGTGGTGTCAACAATGACCAATCAACAGCCCAAGGCTCCAGGAACAAGTAATCAACAGGCCAGCAACGCATTGAATCGTGGGAAACAAGTGCCTTTTGCTCTGTTGCTACCTGTCATACAGCCCCAACTTGATAAGGATAGAGCAATGCAACTAAACACTCTTTACCTTAAATTAAGG AAAAATGAAATCTCTAAGGATGGTTTTGTCCGGCACATGAGAAGTATTGTCGGAGACCAGATGCTGAAGATGGCTGTTTATAAATTGCAGTCTCAA GCTGCTCGAAACACACAGAATGTGCCAAGTCAAGTTCCATCACAGTCACAGGTTTCAACTCAGCAGCAAAATTTGCCAACCTCATCTACTG TCGCCATGACAACAGACTCGACCAATAAGGTATCTGATAGCAATGCTCAGAAACCACGAGAGGTTGAACGACTGCCAGATTCACATGGAGTCCCATTAAGCCAAATGTCTACTGCTAGTTTGGCTGCTAATCAAGATAAGGAACGCTCTGCTTTTCCACCACAAGGAATCAATAAGCAGCATTCACAGCATATGCTCTTCTCACATCCGTCTTTTCCGACATATGGGAATACTGGGAGCATTCATCGCCCGTATTCGACAATGAATACAAATACTTCAACACCTCTCAAACAACTACCCCACGACTCCCAAATGAGACCTATTCCAGCTCATCAAACCATGAATGCAACTCAATTGGGAACAACAACCCAGGGCATGAATATGGTGAGTGTGACGAAGTTTGATGGGCAGAATTCTTTCAATGACCCTAAAAGATTGCAAAGTGGAAGTCTCACACCCGCCACCAACAGTCCAGTGCTGCCCCAGAATTCAGTTCAGTGGCAATCATTATCTGCTAAAGAGCAGAAAAGTGGGATTCCATCTTCTACCACCTTTGTTAAACCAGAACCGCTTGATCAGTCAAATGAACAATACAAATCCCAGTTTTCAGCTACACAGGGGTTGTCATCCTTCCCTTCCACAAATGTTGAACAAGGAAACACTCTTCCTGGAACTTTAAAGGatgaaacttttgaaatgcagTCCTCCAGATTGGGGTTCTCGGCACCCACAAGCACGGTGCCAACAAATCCCATGTTGTCATCAATGCCCAGTCAGATGGAACCTAATAATACG TTAAATTCCAGGATGCATTCTTCTACCTCTGCCAGCATGGGGATTGGAACCAGTTCAAAGGCTCCCGCTAAAAAACCTTCGATCGGCCAAAAAAAGCCACAGGAGGCCCTTGGTTCCTCACCACCTCCATCAAG TAAGAAGCAAAAAGTATCTGGTGCCTTTCTGGATCAAAGCATTGAACAACTCAATGATGTGACTGCTGTCAGCGGTGTTAATCTCAGG GAAGAGGAAGAACAACTATTTTCTGGTCCAAAGGAAGATAGTCGTGTTTCAGAAGCATCTCGACGTGTTgtgcaagaagaagaagatcgGCTGATTTTGGAAAAAATCCCTCTTAAGCGGAAATTAGCAGAGATTT TGGCAAAATGTGGTTTAAAGGGTATCAGCAATGATGTTGAGCGGTGCTTGTCTCTG TGTGTGGAAGAAAGAATGCGTGGGCTGGTAGGTAATCTTATCAGATTGTCGAAGCAG CGCTTGGATATAGAGAAGTCTAGGCACAAAACTGTTGTGACCTCAGATGTTCACCAACAAATCATGTTGATTAACCGAAAAGCTCGGGAAGAATGGGAGAAGAAACAAGCTGAAGTAGAGAAACAACAAAAGCTGAATGAA CCTGAGAGTAATCCTGGGGTTGATGGTGAGAAGGAGAAGGATGAAGGTCGTGTAAAACCGGTAAAG GCAAACAAGGAAGAAGATGACAAGATGAGGACAACGGCTGCAAATGTTGCTGCCCGAGCTGCTGTTGGAGGAGACGACATGCTGTCAAAGTGGCAACTGATGGCTGAGCAAGCCAGGCAGAAACGTGAAGGAGGAATTGATGCAGCATCTGGTTCACAGCCTGGAAAAGATACAGGCAGAAAGCCGTCATCAGGAAGAAGTTCAAGGGACAATCAAGAAGTGGAGAAAAGGGGCCAATCTGCTGCTAATTCCACTCCTG GAGCAGCTAGAAAAGTAGGAAGAAATCAAGTTGTAGTGACACAACCCAAGGTGGCTCGCACTATTTCAGTCAAGGATGTGATTGCTGTTCTAGAAAGGGAGCCTCAGATGTCAAAATCAACGCTTATGTACCGATTGTATGAGAGAATCCGGAGTGATGCTAATGACAAATGA
- the LOC113711653 gene encoding transcription initiation factor TFIID subunit 4b-like isoform X2, producing MDPSIMKLLEEDEDETMHSGADVEAFTAALNRDIEGDISTSQPSDSDSNALSQGSSHASSQFLPQWQTSNHDDNANSLSQQDPLGSQKSEPLSAEMDVKQPGLVHENQKQQDNTMQEVNIFSVQNKPSQDNLHPPQAEQKMVPISQEINMQDAYTNVVHNTGPERTQNPDHDAQLVNLQKANNQQASFSAMSNQQAVVSTMTNQQPKAPGTSNQQASNALNRGKQVPFALLLPVIQPQLDKDRAMQLNTLYLKLRKNEISKDGFVRHMRSIVGDQMLKMAVYKLQSQAARNTQNVPSQVPSQSQVSTQQQNLPTSSTVAMTTDSTNKVSDSNAQKPREVERLPDSHGVPLSQMSTASLAANQDKERSAFPPQGINKQHSQHMLFSHPSFPTYGNTGSIHRPYSTMNTNTSTPLKQLPHDSQMRPIPAHQTMNATQLGTTTQGMNMVSVTKFDGQNSFNDPKRLQSGSLTPATNSPVLPQNSVQWQSLSAKEQKSGIPSSTTFVKPEPLDQSNEQYKSQFSATQGLSSFPSTNVEQGNTLPGTLKDETFEMQSSRLGFSAPTSTVPTNPMLSSMPSQMEPNNTLNSRMHSSTSASMGIGTSSKAPAKKPSIGQKKPQEALGSSPPPSSKKQKVSGAFLDQSIEQLNDVTAVSGVNLREEEEQLFSGPKEDSRVSEASRRVVQEEEDRLILEKIPLKRKLAEILAKCGLKGISNDVERCLSLCVEERMRGLVGNLIRLSKQRLDIEKSRHKTVVTSDVHQQIMLINRKAREEWEKKQAEVEKQQKLNEPESNPGVDGEKEKDEGRVKPANKEEDDKMRTTAANVAARAAVGGDDMLSKWQLMAEQARQKREGGIDAASGSQPGKDTGRKPSSGRSSRDNQEVEKRGQSAANSTPGAARKVGRNQVVVTQPKVARTISVKDVIAVLEREPQMSKSTLMYRLYERIRSDANDK from the exons ATGGACCCTTCAATCATGAAACTCCTGGAAGAAGATGAG GATGAGACGATGCATTCTGGGGCCGACGTGGAGGCCTTCACAGCTGCCCTGAATAGAGATATCGAAGGGGATATTTCCACATCTCAGCCCTCTGATTCAGATAGTA ATGCATTGTCTCAAGGAAGTAGTCATGCTTCCAGTCAGTTTCTTCCCCAGTGGCAAACTTCGAATCACGATGACAATGCTAATTCTCTAAGTCAGCAAGATCCTCTTGGTTCACAGAAAAGTGAGCCATTATCAGCGGAAATGGATGTGAAACAACCTGGATTGGTCCACGAGAATCAGAAACAACAAGATAACACCATGCAGGAGGTGAACATCTTTTCCGTCCAAAATAAACCATCCCAGGACAATTTGCATCCTCCGCAAGCTGAGCAAAAGATGGTTCCTATTTCTCAGGAAATTAATATGCAGGATGCTTATACTAATGTTGTCCATAACACTGGGCCTGAgagaacacaaaatccagatcATGATGCTCAGCTTGTAAACTTGCAGAAGGCAAATAATCAGCAGGCATCATTTTCAGCAATGAGTAATCAACAGGCTGTGGTGTCAACAATGACCAATCAACAGCCCAAGGCTCCAGGAACAAGTAATCAACAGGCCAGCAACGCATTGAATCGTGGGAAACAAGTGCCTTTTGCTCTGTTGCTACCTGTCATACAGCCCCAACTTGATAAGGATAGAGCAATGCAACTAAACACTCTTTACCTTAAATTAAGG AAAAATGAAATCTCTAAGGATGGTTTTGTCCGGCACATGAGAAGTATTGTCGGAGACCAGATGCTGAAGATGGCTGTTTATAAATTGCAGTCTCAA GCTGCTCGAAACACACAGAATGTGCCAAGTCAAGTTCCATCACAGTCACAGGTTTCAACTCAGCAGCAAAATTTGCCAACCTCATCTACTG TCGCCATGACAACAGACTCGACCAATAAGGTATCTGATAGCAATGCTCAGAAACCACGAGAGGTTGAACGACTGCCAGATTCACATGGAGTCCCATTAAGCCAAATGTCTACTGCTAGTTTGGCTGCTAATCAAGATAAGGAACGCTCTGCTTTTCCACCACAAGGAATCAATAAGCAGCATTCACAGCATATGCTCTTCTCACATCCGTCTTTTCCGACATATGGGAATACTGGGAGCATTCATCGCCCGTATTCGACAATGAATACAAATACTTCAACACCTCTCAAACAACTACCCCACGACTCCCAAATGAGACCTATTCCAGCTCATCAAACCATGAATGCAACTCAATTGGGAACAACAACCCAGGGCATGAATATGGTGAGTGTGACGAAGTTTGATGGGCAGAATTCTTTCAATGACCCTAAAAGATTGCAAAGTGGAAGTCTCACACCCGCCACCAACAGTCCAGTGCTGCCCCAGAATTCAGTTCAGTGGCAATCATTATCTGCTAAAGAGCAGAAAAGTGGGATTCCATCTTCTACCACCTTTGTTAAACCAGAACCGCTTGATCAGTCAAATGAACAATACAAATCCCAGTTTTCAGCTACACAGGGGTTGTCATCCTTCCCTTCCACAAATGTTGAACAAGGAAACACTCTTCCTGGAACTTTAAAGGatgaaacttttgaaatgcagTCCTCCAGATTGGGGTTCTCGGCACCCACAAGCACGGTGCCAACAAATCCCATGTTGTCATCAATGCCCAGTCAGATGGAACCTAATAATACG TTAAATTCCAGGATGCATTCTTCTACCTCTGCCAGCATGGGGATTGGAACCAGTTCAAAGGCTCCCGCTAAAAAACCTTCGATCGGCCAAAAAAAGCCACAGGAGGCCCTTGGTTCCTCACCACCTCCATCAAG TAAGAAGCAAAAAGTATCTGGTGCCTTTCTGGATCAAAGCATTGAACAACTCAATGATGTGACTGCTGTCAGCGGTGTTAATCTCAGG GAAGAGGAAGAACAACTATTTTCTGGTCCAAAGGAAGATAGTCGTGTTTCAGAAGCATCTCGACGTGTTgtgcaagaagaagaagatcgGCTGATTTTGGAAAAAATCCCTCTTAAGCGGAAATTAGCAGAGATTT TGGCAAAATGTGGTTTAAAGGGTATCAGCAATGATGTTGAGCGGTGCTTGTCTCTG TGTGTGGAAGAAAGAATGCGTGGGCTGGTAGGTAATCTTATCAGATTGTCGAAGCAG CGCTTGGATATAGAGAAGTCTAGGCACAAAACTGTTGTGACCTCAGATGTTCACCAACAAATCATGTTGATTAACCGAAAAGCTCGGGAAGAATGGGAGAAGAAACAAGCTGAAGTAGAGAAACAACAAAAGCTGAATGAA CCTGAGAGTAATCCTGGGGTTGATGGTGAGAAGGAGAAGGATGAAGGTCGTGTAAAACCG GCAAACAAGGAAGAAGATGACAAGATGAGGACAACGGCTGCAAATGTTGCTGCCCGAGCTGCTGTTGGAGGAGACGACATGCTGTCAAAGTGGCAACTGATGGCTGAGCAAGCCAGGCAGAAACGTGAAGGAGGAATTGATGCAGCATCTGGTTCACAGCCTGGAAAAGATACAGGCAGAAAGCCGTCATCAGGAAGAAGTTCAAGGGACAATCAAGAAGTGGAGAAAAGGGGCCAATCTGCTGCTAATTCCACTCCTG GAGCAGCTAGAAAAGTAGGAAGAAATCAAGTTGTAGTGACACAACCCAAGGTGGCTCGCACTATTTCAGTCAAGGATGTGATTGCTGTTCTAGAAAGGGAGCCTCAGATGTCAAAATCAACGCTTATGTACCGATTGTATGAGAGAATCCGGAGTGATGCTAATGACAAATGA
- the LOC113711653 gene encoding transcription initiation factor TFIID subunit 4b-like isoform X4 — protein MDPSIMKLLEEDEDETMHSGADVEAFTAALNRDIEGDISTSQPSDSDSNALSQGSSHASSQFLPQWQTSNHDDNANSLSQQDPLGSQKSEPLSAEMDVKQPGLVHENQKQQDNTMQEKANNQQASFSAMSNQQAVVSTMTNQQPKAPGTSNQQASNALNRGKQVPFALLLPVIQPQLDKDRAMQLNTLYLKLRKNEISKDGFVRHMRSIVGDQMLKMAVYKLQSQAARNTQNVPSQVPSQSQVSTQQQNLPTSSTVAMTTDSTNKVSDSNAQKPREVERLPDSHGVPLSQMSTASLAANQDKERSAFPPQGINKQHSQHMLFSHPSFPTYGNTGSIHRPYSTMNTNTSTPLKQLPHDSQMRPIPAHQTMNATQLGTTTQGMNMVSVTKFDGQNSFNDPKRLQSGSLTPATNSPVLPQNSVQWQSLSAKEQKSGIPSSTTFVKPEPLDQSNEQYKSQFSATQGLSSFPSTNVEQGNTLPGTLKDETFEMQSSRLGFSAPTSTVPTNPMLSSMPSQMEPNNTLNSRMHSSTSASMGIGTSSKAPAKKPSIGQKKPQEALGSSPPPSSKKQKVSGAFLDQSIEQLNDVTAVSGVNLREEEEQLFSGPKEDSRVSEASRRVVQEEEDRLILEKIPLKRKLAEILAKCGLKGISNDVERCLSLCVEERMRGLVGNLIRLSKQRLDIEKSRHKTVVTSDVHQQIMLINRKAREEWEKKQAEVEKQQKLNEPESNPGVDGEKEKDEGRVKPVKANKEEDDKMRTTAANVAARAAVGGDDMLSKWQLMAEQARQKREGGIDAASGSQPGKDTGRKPSSGRSSRDNQEVEKRGQSAANSTPGAARKVGRNQVVVTQPKVARTISVKDVIAVLEREPQMSKSTLMYRLYERIRSDANDK, from the exons ATGGACCCTTCAATCATGAAACTCCTGGAAGAAGATGAG GATGAGACGATGCATTCTGGGGCCGACGTGGAGGCCTTCACAGCTGCCCTGAATAGAGATATCGAAGGGGATATTTCCACATCTCAGCCCTCTGATTCAGATAGTA ATGCATTGTCTCAAGGAAGTAGTCATGCTTCCAGTCAGTTTCTTCCCCAGTGGCAAACTTCGAATCACGATGACAATGCTAATTCTCTAAGTCAGCAAGATCCTCTTGGTTCACAGAAAAGTGAGCCATTATCAGCGGAAATGGATGTGAAACAACCTGGATTGGTCCACGAGAATCAGAAACAACAAGATAACACCATGCAGGAG AAGGCAAATAATCAGCAGGCATCATTTTCAGCAATGAGTAATCAACAGGCTGTGGTGTCAACAATGACCAATCAACAGCCCAAGGCTCCAGGAACAAGTAATCAACAGGCCAGCAACGCATTGAATCGTGGGAAACAAGTGCCTTTTGCTCTGTTGCTACCTGTCATACAGCCCCAACTTGATAAGGATAGAGCAATGCAACTAAACACTCTTTACCTTAAATTAAGG AAAAATGAAATCTCTAAGGATGGTTTTGTCCGGCACATGAGAAGTATTGTCGGAGACCAGATGCTGAAGATGGCTGTTTATAAATTGCAGTCTCAA GCTGCTCGAAACACACAGAATGTGCCAAGTCAAGTTCCATCACAGTCACAGGTTTCAACTCAGCAGCAAAATTTGCCAACCTCATCTACTG TCGCCATGACAACAGACTCGACCAATAAGGTATCTGATAGCAATGCTCAGAAACCACGAGAGGTTGAACGACTGCCAGATTCACATGGAGTCCCATTAAGCCAAATGTCTACTGCTAGTTTGGCTGCTAATCAAGATAAGGAACGCTCTGCTTTTCCACCACAAGGAATCAATAAGCAGCATTCACAGCATATGCTCTTCTCACATCCGTCTTTTCCGACATATGGGAATACTGGGAGCATTCATCGCCCGTATTCGACAATGAATACAAATACTTCAACACCTCTCAAACAACTACCCCACGACTCCCAAATGAGACCTATTCCAGCTCATCAAACCATGAATGCAACTCAATTGGGAACAACAACCCAGGGCATGAATATGGTGAGTGTGACGAAGTTTGATGGGCAGAATTCTTTCAATGACCCTAAAAGATTGCAAAGTGGAAGTCTCACACCCGCCACCAACAGTCCAGTGCTGCCCCAGAATTCAGTTCAGTGGCAATCATTATCTGCTAAAGAGCAGAAAAGTGGGATTCCATCTTCTACCACCTTTGTTAAACCAGAACCGCTTGATCAGTCAAATGAACAATACAAATCCCAGTTTTCAGCTACACAGGGGTTGTCATCCTTCCCTTCCACAAATGTTGAACAAGGAAACACTCTTCCTGGAACTTTAAAGGatgaaacttttgaaatgcagTCCTCCAGATTGGGGTTCTCGGCACCCACAAGCACGGTGCCAACAAATCCCATGTTGTCATCAATGCCCAGTCAGATGGAACCTAATAATACG TTAAATTCCAGGATGCATTCTTCTACCTCTGCCAGCATGGGGATTGGAACCAGTTCAAAGGCTCCCGCTAAAAAACCTTCGATCGGCCAAAAAAAGCCACAGGAGGCCCTTGGTTCCTCACCACCTCCATCAAG TAAGAAGCAAAAAGTATCTGGTGCCTTTCTGGATCAAAGCATTGAACAACTCAATGATGTGACTGCTGTCAGCGGTGTTAATCTCAGG GAAGAGGAAGAACAACTATTTTCTGGTCCAAAGGAAGATAGTCGTGTTTCAGAAGCATCTCGACGTGTTgtgcaagaagaagaagatcgGCTGATTTTGGAAAAAATCCCTCTTAAGCGGAAATTAGCAGAGATTT TGGCAAAATGTGGTTTAAAGGGTATCAGCAATGATGTTGAGCGGTGCTTGTCTCTG TGTGTGGAAGAAAGAATGCGTGGGCTGGTAGGTAATCTTATCAGATTGTCGAAGCAG CGCTTGGATATAGAGAAGTCTAGGCACAAAACTGTTGTGACCTCAGATGTTCACCAACAAATCATGTTGATTAACCGAAAAGCTCGGGAAGAATGGGAGAAGAAACAAGCTGAAGTAGAGAAACAACAAAAGCTGAATGAA CCTGAGAGTAATCCTGGGGTTGATGGTGAGAAGGAGAAGGATGAAGGTCGTGTAAAACCGGTAAAG GCAAACAAGGAAGAAGATGACAAGATGAGGACAACGGCTGCAAATGTTGCTGCCCGAGCTGCTGTTGGAGGAGACGACATGCTGTCAAAGTGGCAACTGATGGCTGAGCAAGCCAGGCAGAAACGTGAAGGAGGAATTGATGCAGCATCTGGTTCACAGCCTGGAAAAGATACAGGCAGAAAGCCGTCATCAGGAAGAAGTTCAAGGGACAATCAAGAAGTGGAGAAAAGGGGCCAATCTGCTGCTAATTCCACTCCTG GAGCAGCTAGAAAAGTAGGAAGAAATCAAGTTGTAGTGACACAACCCAAGGTGGCTCGCACTATTTCAGTCAAGGATGTGATTGCTGTTCTAGAAAGGGAGCCTCAGATGTCAAAATCAACGCTTATGTACCGATTGTATGAGAGAATCCGGAGTGATGCTAATGACAAATGA